From a region of the Pseudanabaena sp. ABRG5-3 genome:
- a CDS encoding Fur family transcriptional regulator codes for MTSVETTYSPEALKAELNSKGCRMTPQREVILSTFQTLPEGEHLSAEDLYERLKTQGENISLSTIYRTVKMMARMGILRELELTEDHKHYEINQPKPHHHHHLVCVKTNRVIEFKNDQILTISKKVADKYGFSVLDCQLTIIGVSPEGQRSIF; via the coding sequence ATGACTTCTGTGGAGACCACCTATTCACCTGAAGCCCTCAAGGCTGAACTTAATTCCAAAGGTTGTCGTATGACACCCCAGCGCGAAGTGATTTTAAGTACATTCCAGACCCTTCCTGAAGGTGAACACTTAAGCGCCGAGGATCTATATGAACGACTAAAAACACAGGGTGAGAATATCAGCCTTTCGACTATATACCGTACCGTCAAAATGATGGCTCGCATGGGCATTTTGCGTGAACTAGAACTCACTGAGGACCATAAACATTATGAAATTAATCAGCCCAAGCCTCACCATCATCACCATTTAGTTTGTGTAAAAACCAATCGCGTGATTGAGTTTAAAAACGACCAGATTCTCACAATTAGCAAAAAAGTTGCTGACAAATATGGCTTCTCTGTCCTAGATTGCCAACTAACAATTATTGGAGTCAGCCCAGAAGGGCAACGCTCGATTTTTTAA
- a CDS encoding SRPBCC family protein, with protein sequence MSDWLEHTVQTEVTIPVEYAWSLWSDLSAMPRWMKWIDSVVITDDPEISAWKLGTNGLTFTWKSRILKQIPNQIMQWESIGGLPNRGAVRFYGRPNNVTIVKLSIAYAIPAIGQLMDNLFLGQLVESTLQEDLERFRVYAQADFAKENQSAAS encoded by the coding sequence ATGAGTGACTGGCTAGAACATACCGTCCAAACTGAAGTAACTATTCCCGTGGAATATGCGTGGTCGCTATGGTCAGACTTAAGCGCAATGCCCCGTTGGATGAAGTGGATCGACTCCGTAGTCATAACAGATGATCCTGAGATATCGGCTTGGAAGCTTGGCACAAACGGTTTAACTTTTACCTGGAAATCTCGGATTCTTAAACAAATTCCCAACCAAATTATGCAATGGGAGTCGATTGGGGGATTACCTAATCGTGGAGCAGTGCGCTTTTACGGTCGCCCGAATAATGTAACTATAGTAAAGCTGAGTATTGCTTATGCTATACCTGCGATCGGACAGTTGATGGATAATTTGTTTTTAGGACAACTCGTAGAATCGACCCTACAAGAAGATCTAGAGAGATTCCGCGTTTATGCCCAAGCGGATTTTGCAAAAGAAAATCAATCAGCCGCTAGCTAG
- a CDS encoding rod shape-determining protein: MGLLRHFTKDIGIDLGTANTLIYVSGEGIVLQEPSVVAIDQRDKTAYAVGDEANKMIGRTPGDIIAVRPLKDGVIADFDSAELMLRAFIQKVKKGVFNPRIAIGIPSGVTGVEWRAVMDAARRAGASEVYPIDEPIAAAIGAGLPVTEATGNMIIDIGGGTTEVAVMSLQGIVLSESVRVAGDELSEAIMKYMKTVHNLVVGERTSEEIKIKIGSAYPIKEETSMEVRGLHLLSGLPRTVTVKSSEIRESMSEPLSVIIEAVKRTLERTPPELAADIIDRGIMLAGGGALLNGIDTLISHETGIVTHIAPAPLNCVVIGAGRVLEDYKNLGRVLTSRLKSL; the protein is encoded by the coding sequence GTGGGTTTATTACGCCATTTTACAAAAGATATCGGCATTGACCTCGGTACTGCCAACACACTTATTTATGTGTCTGGTGAAGGTATCGTGTTGCAAGAGCCATCAGTTGTTGCGATCGATCAACGAGACAAAACTGCCTACGCAGTTGGAGATGAAGCAAACAAAATGATCGGGCGCACACCTGGTGACATTATTGCCGTGCGTCCTCTTAAAGACGGTGTAATTGCTGATTTTGACTCAGCCGAATTGATGTTGCGAGCCTTCATCCAAAAAGTCAAAAAAGGGGTTTTTAATCCTCGAATTGCGATCGGTATTCCTAGCGGTGTTACAGGCGTAGAATGGCGAGCCGTCATGGATGCTGCTCGTCGCGCTGGAGCTAGCGAAGTTTACCCAATTGACGAACCCATTGCCGCAGCGATCGGTGCAGGGCTACCTGTAACAGAAGCCACAGGTAACATGATCATCGATATTGGTGGTGGTACTACTGAAGTTGCCGTCATGAGTTTACAAGGGATTGTCTTGAGCGAATCTGTGCGTGTTGCAGGGGATGAACTCAGCGAAGCAATCATGAAGTACATGAAGACTGTGCATAACCTCGTTGTCGGGGAACGTACTTCTGAAGAAATCAAAATCAAAATTGGTTCTGCTTATCCAATTAAAGAAGAAACTTCGATGGAAGTAAGAGGTTTACACCTATTGTCGGGCTTGCCTCGTACCGTCACCGTCAAGTCTTCGGAAATCCGTGAAAGCATGAGTGAGCCACTCTCAGTCATTATCGAAGCAGTGAAACGCACTCTCGAACGCACGCCTCCTGAACTTGCCGCCGATATTATCGATCGCGGCATCATGTTAGCTGGTGGTGGTGCATTGCTCAATGGCATTGACACCCTAATCAGTCATGAAACTGGAATTGTGACGCATATTGCTCCAGCGCCACTTAACTGTGTGGTAATTGGCGCTGGTCGTGTACTCGAAGATTATAAGAATCTTGGTCGTGTATTAACCAGCCGTTTGAAAAGTTTATAG
- the mreC gene encoding rod shape-determining protein MreC, producing the protein MDSIRSWWERYSFQTAIVAAGIGLAWVIRQTQGVAIMETYQFLSKPFQSTVSKQELIQDAQVRELKYRLTELESQNQRMKELLKVKASSTDVGVWATVIGRGADSWWNQILIAKGSNDGIKAGAVVVAPGGLVGRVTHVSPNSSQILLVSDPNSQIGVIVSRSRFSGMLKGQSQNTAILEFFERDPDVKVGDIVHTSQFSTLFPENVPVGRIKSINLDKQPSPEAIVEFSTPLGLLEYVKVYPFQEKR; encoded by the coding sequence ATGGATTCAATTCGGAGTTGGTGGGAGCGCTATAGCTTTCAGACCGCCATTGTTGCTGCTGGTATAGGTTTAGCTTGGGTAATTCGCCAAACTCAAGGTGTGGCAATTATGGAAACCTATCAGTTTCTCAGCAAACCTTTCCAGTCAACAGTATCTAAGCAGGAGCTAATACAGGATGCTCAGGTACGTGAGTTGAAATACCGATTGACTGAACTAGAGTCACAAAACCAGCGTATGAAAGAACTGCTCAAAGTAAAAGCTAGTTCTACAGATGTGGGGGTTTGGGCGACGGTAATTGGTCGTGGAGCTGATTCTTGGTGGAATCAAATCTTAATTGCCAAAGGTAGTAATGATGGCATTAAAGCAGGTGCTGTTGTCGTTGCCCCAGGTGGATTAGTGGGGCGAGTCACCCATGTTTCCCCAAATAGTAGTCAAATTTTGCTAGTTAGCGACCCCAACAGCCAAATTGGGGTAATTGTTAGCCGTAGTCGTTTTAGTGGAATGCTGAAGGGACAAAGCCAAAACACGGCTATCTTAGAATTTTTTGAGCGAGATCCCGATGTTAAGGTTGGAGATATTGTCCATACTTCGCAATTTAGTACGCTATTTCCTGAGAATGTGCCTGTAGGTCGTATTAAATCTATTAACCTCGATAAACAACCTTCCCCTGAAGCGATCGTTGAATTTTCTACTCCTCTTGGGCTTTTGGAATATGTAAAAGTTTATCCTTTTCAAGAAAAGCGCTAA